Proteins encoded in a region of the Drosophila sechellia strain sech25 chromosome 2L, ASM438219v1, whole genome shotgun sequence genome:
- the LOC116800214 gene encoding uncharacterized protein LOC116800214 yields the protein MGGGDGGSRERCKFCGPGLLGAAQFKPHNSDRSVGEISSAQGLAPPAYRAWESKI from the coding sequence ATGGGCGGAGGCGACGGCGGATCCAGGGAGAGATGCAAATTTTGTGGTCCCGGGCTTTTGGGGGCTGCCCAATTTAAGCCCCATAACTCAGACCGCAGCGTTGGAGAAATTAGTTCAGCCCAGGGACTGGCTCCTCCTGCTTATCGAGCGTGGGAATCAAAGATTTGA
- the LOC6612168 gene encoding uncharacterized protein LOC6612168: MAFVDLSTVNRCSLPKESFRNANQTCGLARSTLSCGSLVYLINYLDIFFCVFKLPTISIYGLISAFLLLVHLSLTFMLTKYFFVPNLATLIEFAPMTMFGSSFLLFGPTFFVSYYNSFWEICNPHEPESICLSPLQFAKMMGDILRYILIGVMVICMQGYRVDGVTFWSCMSFILTGMVYLYVVIKKSYNVHLIVADLHSIKFRVTVILYTFLMVLLVIFVVSYANFQRSKVKSKQTQENYLEMDSGDEILGKYQKQRAFSRREIWLKLINGYRNMADSNVIYRIAMIPSYFVLATFIPVISNDRALIGWNKCTSCLGLLILPIICLPHGFKAVSWLIVCLTCWTLSILTFISTHSLRRPDNIWIFALLGLIVSSVFINLLSREIENIIYQYISMQFDVMPDVTALIYFGLGEMLSESIVVRCLQQRKMWDATFGVVMSLVTYAIFLAFPLLFYQGCYNNKCSIIVTSSTETTIHFIFLVLSTCLLHVSLSGYEFRISLFFYLLVLTVFYLTLQWMTHYDWILSFATLHKSKNND, encoded by the exons ATGGCGTTTGTCGACCTCTCAACCGTG AATCGCTGTTCCCTGCCAAAGGAATCTTTCAGAAATGCCAATCAGACTTGTGGTCTTGCCAGGAGTACACTGAGTTGTGGCTCGTTGGTTTACCTTATCAACTACTTAGATATATTCTTCTGCGTATTTAAGCTACCAACGATATCAATTTATGGACTGATAAGTGCTTTCTTATTGCTGGTGCACTTAAGCCTGACCTTCATGCTGACTAAATACTT TTTTGTGCCAAATTTAGCGACGCTTATTGAGTTTGCACCCATGACCATGTTTGGATCTAGTTTTCTATTGTTTGGGCCCACATTTTTCGTGTCCTATTACAACAGTTTCTGGGAAATATGTAATCCTCATGAACCTGAGTCCATATGCCTGAGTCCTTTGCAGTTTGCAAAAATGATGGGAGACATACTGCGCTATATTTTGATAGGAGTTATGGTTATTTGTATGCAGGGATATCGAGTTGACGGAGTTACTTTTTGGTCCTGCATGTCCTTTATTTTGACTGGAATGGTCTACTTGTATGTCGTAATCAAGAAATCATACAATGTGCACCTTATAGTTGCGGACTTACACTCGATAAAGTTTCGGGTAACTGTGATTTTGTACACTTTTTTGATGGTTTTACTGGTGATCTTTGTTGTGTCGTATGCTAACTTTCAACGAAGTAAGGTGAAAAGTAAGCAAACTCAGGAAAACTATTTGGAAATGGATAGCGGTGATGAGATTCTGGGCAAATACCAGAAGCAAAGGGCTTTTTCCAGGCGCGAAATATGGCTGAAATTGATAAATGGGTATAGGAACATGGCTGATTCAAACGTGATATATAGAATTGCAATg ATACCATCCTACTTTGTATTGGCCACCTTTATCCCGGTTATATCCAATGATCGCGCTCTGATTGGCTGGAACAAGTGCACAAGCTGCCTGGGTTTGCTTATCCTGCCAATCATATGCCTGCCACATGGCTTCAAAGCTGTTAGCTGGTTAATTGTGTGCCTGACCTGTTGGACTCTCAGCATCCTGACCTTCATCTCCACTCATTCCTTGAGGAGACCCGATAATATATGGATTTTTGCACTGCTGGGATTGATCGTCAGCTCGGTGTTCATTAACTTGCTAAGTCGAGAGATAGAGAATATTATATATCAGTACATAAGTATGCAGTTTGATGTCATGCCTGATGTGACGGCACTGATATACTTTGGATTGGGTGAGATGTTAAGTGAATCTATTGTTGTGAGGTGCCTGCAGCAGAGGAAGATGTGGGATGCCACCTTTGGAGTTGTGATGAGCTTGGTCACTTATGCGATCTTCCTGGCATTTCCACTACTTTTCTACCAGGGATgctacaacaacaaatgcagC ATAATTGTAACATCTTCCACGGAAACAACCattcatttcatatttttagtCCTGTCCACTTGTCTGCTTCACGTTTCCTTGAGTGGCTATGAGTTTCGTATATCCTTATTCTTCTATCTCTTGGTGTTGACTGTTTTCTATTTAACACTCCAGTGGATGACTCACTACGATTGGATACTTTCCTTCGCCACTCTTcataaatcaaaaaacaatgatTAG
- the LOC6612166 gene encoding sialidase has product MTPYTTRLSGRLLVAVLLILALTTEDAHAKWKSSGSRSRSSSSSSRRTSSHSYSAPSHSVPSHHAAPAPHHDNVRLSYGGGSHSQPVSKVSSSHTHSAAPSAPASPIGWNVPAKPQGPPPAYSPSNPVGGAHTNIHERPPAYNPAYKPAPPSYSAATQTHSNTNLQSPYRPVGAASPGASSSSSGSHYYGGAHNTAYRGRNNSTGGFGSSGGYQPITATNAHNVQSSYPRQQLPAGATYHPAGQLPAGATYHPAGQIPAGASYHPAGHLPAGASYHPAGQVPHGATYYPTGQVPAGASYHPSGGYPAGASYHPVGQVPHGATYYPQGPVGGGLPAGATFLPAGGALPAGAVYYPQAPQKSSSGLGLGTGLIAGALGGAILGHALTPTHTRVVESSNSYSGGGGGGGSHGGDDKIIIINNGPPGSVTTTDVGSGTTVINAGGNQAAASPAVPVPPVYAAPPATGSQALPVPPAPVAGSVPLAPLGPSPPAPADPAAPVSASGAPVAPGSPVAPGPAVAPNPADPNAPVPPAPAAPADPNAPPGGGIICVPVKVPGPDPKDPTKTIELDQIACYPAPPPETATPANGTAPAVDSAVPPPASAPGSVQLAPIQPTTPVAIPEGSVPLAPIIPGGQPDIMKMPGLTQARLSAESIVKDAHSMAERTFGHFSLISTVVTLIVAYCLH; this is encoded by the exons ATGACCCCTTACACGACGCGGCTCAGTGGCAGGCTGCTGGTGGCGGTGCTGCTAATATTGGCACTAACCACCGAGGATGCGCATGCCAAATGGAAGTCCAGTGGCAGCAGAAGTCGCAGCAGTTCCAGTTCTAGCAGAAGGACCAGCTCACACAGCTACTCTGCGCCATCGCATTCAGTCCCATCGCACCACGCAGCTCCTGCTCCACACCATGATAATGTCAGGCTGAGCTACGGAGGTGGATCCCACTCGCAGCCGGTGAGCAAGGTGAGCAGCTCCCATACGCACAGTGCGGCTCCTTCGGCACCCGCTTCACCAATTGGCTGGAATGTCCCAGCGAAGCCCCAAGGACCTCCGCCGGCGTACTCACCCTCGAATCCAGTGGGCGGAGCTCACACCAACATACATGAGCGGCCGCCAGCCTACAACCCGGCATACAAGCCAGCTCCACCCAGTTATTCGGCTGCCACCCAAACGCACAGCAACACGAATCTCCAGAGCCCATATCGTCCAGTAGGAGCAGCCAGTCCCGGTGCCAGTTCCAGTTCAAGTGGTTCCCACTACTATGGCGGAGCACACAACACAGCCTACAGAGGCCGCAATAACTCCACTGGTGGATTTGGTTCCTCCGGTGGATATCAGCCGATAACGGCCACCAATGCCCATAATGTGCAATCTAGCTATCCTCGCCAACAGTTGCCAGCAGGTGCCACCTACCATCCGGCAGGTCAACTTCCAGCCGGAGCCACCTACCACCCAGCCGGGCAAATTCCAGCCGGAGCCTCATACCATCCGGCAGGTCATTTGCCGGCTGGAGCTTCATACCATCCAGCGGGTCAAGTGCCCCACGGAGCGACCTACTACCCCACGGGTCAGGTTCCAGCCGGTGCCAGCTACCATCCGTCGGGTGGATATCCAGCAGGAGCATCTTACCATCCAGTCGGACAAGTGCCCCATGGAGCCACTTACTATCCTCAAGGGCCAGTCGGCGGAGGTCTGCCCGCAGGAGCCACCTTCCTGCCCGCTGGAGGAGCTTTGCCTGCAGGAGCTGTTTACTATCCACAGGCGCCGCAGAAGTCCTCATCAGGCTTGGGATTGG GCACTGGTCTTATTGCTGGAGCATTGGGTGGTGCCATTCTGGGTCACGCACTGACACCCACCCACACCCGTGTGGTGGAGAGTTCCAATTCCTATtccggcggcggtggcggtggaggCAGCCATGGTGGTGACGACAAAATCATCATTATCAATAACGGACCACCTGGATCGGTGACCACCACAGATGTGGGATCGGGTACTACGGTGATAAATGCTGGAGGAAACCAAGCAGCCGCTTCTCCAGCAGTCCCAGTGCCACCTGTTTATGCCGCTCCACCTGCTACTGGCTCTCAAGCTCTACCCGTTCCGCCAGCACCAGTTGCAGGATCAGTTCCACTGGCGCCGCTAGGTCCATCGCCACCTGCTCCCGCTGATCCAGCGGCACCTGTATCTGCTTCTGGAGCTCCTGTTGCACCCGGATCTCCTGTGGCTCCTGGACCCGCAGTTGCACCCAATCCGGCGGATCCGAATGCGCCAGTCCCTCCTGCACCTGCAGCCCCTGCTGATCCCAATGCACCACCTGGTGGTGGCATCATCTGTGTGCCCGTTAAGGTGCCCGGTCCGGATCCCAAAGATCCTACTAAGACTATTGAGTTGGATCAGATCGCGTGCTATCCAGCACCGCCACCGGAGACTGCTACTCCAGCCAATGGAACGGCACCAGCAGTGGACAGTGCAGTACCCCCTCCCGCTTCCGCTCCCGGATCCGTTCAACTGGCTCCCATTCAGCCGACCACTCCTGTGGCCATTCCCGAGGGATCTGTGCCATTGGCACCCATAATTCCCGGTGGTCAGCCGGATATTATGAAGATGCCGGGTCTGACACAGGCTCGACTTTCGGCGGAATCTATCGTCAAGGATGCGCACAGTATGGCAGAGCGAACGTTTGGACACTTCAGCCTTATCTCCACGGTGGTAACCCTAATCGTGGCCTACTGTCTCCACTAA
- the LOC6612165 gene encoding velvet complex subunit B: protein MSRFPRGLKIILVLVTILQALNMTTGNPRGGSRSSSSSSGSSSRSSYGSGYGSSSRSSYGSGYRSSYGSGYRSNCGPTYGSVSRHSYSPPSYSSLSNLRFSFPTIDLGHNLPKGPPPAYSAHDTVGGAPTNIRERPPAYNTRDQPHRKPNSGSLYRNQYQRWTTSSSNSNRNYQDTYNSTNHYMYSGATSLHYPTNGYTYLILISTFLYVCWTLL from the coding sequence ATGTCTCGTTTTCCGAGGGGACTGAAGATCATCCTGGTGTTGGTGACGATCCTCCAGGCTCTAAATATGACAACGGGAAACCCCCGAGGCGGAAGCAGAAGTAGCAGCTCCAGTTCTGGATCCAGTTCTAGATCCAGTTACGGATCCGGTTATGGATCCAGTTCTAGATCTAGTTACGGATCCGGTTATAGATCCAGCTATGGATCCGGTTATAGATCAAATTGTGGGCCTACTTACGGTTCTGTTTCAAGACACTCCTACTCTCCTCCATCCTATTCATCTTTGTCGAATTTACGTTTTTCGTTTCCTACGATCGACTTGGGACACAATTTGCCCAAAGGTCCTCCGCCGGCGTACTCAGCGCATGATACCGTGGGTGGAGCACCCACAAACATTCGCGAGAGGCCGCCGGCATACAATACCCGCGACCAGCCACACAGAAAACCAAATTCCGGATCTCTGTATCGCAACCAATACCAAAGATGGACCACCTCCAGCTCGAATTCCAACCGCAATTACCAGGACACTTATAACTCCACCAATCATTATATGTACAGTGGCGCCACCAGCTTACACTATCCCACAAATGGATATACGTATCTTATTCTTATCTCGACTTTTCTATATGTATGCTGGACCTTATTGTAA
- the LOC6612167 gene encoding uncharacterized protein LOC6612167 codes for MKSWYLALSLLLLAASTFQPTDARGGRGRGGGSFGGLFGGWRKYKKPSSSGGGRRVVSGSPVHTAMTVPKPPPPPPAPPKMPMMPPKQQIPSYPRQQMPPGYGFGSYPGQGSGTYYANAQALPAGAVYYAQPPVGMNRGIGTGDFLTGMLAGHMMNNVLFGHRHHTYHRNPEEGQSSPQGNGRQIIIVNNGQQEGVLHNETTISGESSAVVPPENPLTEEEDVEGQGEGDGGSEAVSSEESTESEATPQPYPDGGIICFPIMLNETDPENSEVMREVERVVCFPAPPHNPDNFQPTITTEPPIVAGDIVGGADDGTEVGGGDEVSHAGTPVDVANFVAARDDEVETDSI; via the exons ATGAAATCCTGGTACCTGGCACTCAGCCTGCTGCTCCTCGCCGCATCCACATTTCAGCCCACCGACGCCCGCGGcggaagggggcgtggcggcGGCTCATTTGGCGGACTGTTCGGCGGTTGGCGCAAGTACAAGAAGCCCTCGTCGTCGGGCGGTGGGCGGCGGGTGGTGAGCGGTTCGCCAGTTCACACGGCCATGACGGTGCCGaaaccaccaccgccgccgccggcaCCACCAAAGATGCCCATGATGCCGCCCAAGCAGCAGATCCCCAGCTATCCGCGCCAGCAGATGCCACCTGGCTATGGCTTCGGATCGTATCCGGGCCAAGGCAGCGGAACGTACTATGCCAATGCCCAGGCCCTGCCAGCGGGAGCGGTGTACTATGCCCAACCACCCGTCGGAATGAATCGAGGAATCG GTACGGGAGATTTCCTCACCGGAATGCTGGCGGGTCACATGATGAACAACGTTTTGTTTGGCCATCGACACCATACGTACCATAGAAATCCGGAGGAGGGCCAGTCGTCGCCCCAGGGAAATGGTCGACAGATCATCATCGTCAACAATGGTCAGCAGGAGGGAGTTTTGCACAATGAGACCACTATTTCGGGAGAATCCTCCGCAGTGGTCCCCCCGGAAAATCCCCTcacggaggaggaggatgtgGAGGGGCAGGGCGAAGGTGACGGAGGAAGTGAAGCTGTTTCCAGTGAGGAATCCACGGAATCGGAGGCAACTCCTCAGCCCTATCCAGATGGTGGCATCATTTGCTTTCCCATCATGCTAAACGAAACAGATCCCGAAAACTCGGAGGTGATGCGAGAAGTGGAACGGGTCGTTTGCTTTCCAGCTCCACCCCACAATCCGGATAATTTCCAACCCACCATAACCACTGAGCCACCCATCGTTGCCGGCGATATTGTTGGCGGTGCAGATGATGGTACAGAagttggtggtggtgatgaggTCAGCCATGCAGGTACTCCCGTGGATGTGGCCAACTTTGTAGCTGCAAGAGATGATGAAGTCGAAACGGATTCTATTTAA